CTGCGGTTCACGCGATCGCGCAGGCCGAAGTGGTGCACGTGCGCGAGGCGCCCGGCCGAGCCGGCGAAGTCGACCACGGCCGCGGCGTCCTCGCCCTTCGCCTTCATGAAGCGCGCCGTGCGCAGCTTCTCGAACATCGCCCGCCGGATCCGCCCGGCCTTGCCGCGGATCGGTGCGCGCGGGATCTTGCGCGGCACGAACGCGGCACCGTCGGGATCGGCTTGGGCCTTGATGCGCGCCTGGTTGGCGCGGCGCATGTCCTGGGCAACCTGGCGCGCGAGGCCGCGGCGCTCCTGCGGCGTGAGCGCAGCCAGCTGCGGCGCGAGCCAGGTCGCGAGCGCCTGCAGGTCTTCCATCAGCCGAGCACCTTCGGCACCTGCCACTCCGCCAGCAGGTTGTCGCCCGAATATAGCGCCCAGGTCGCCTCGTCGGCGTAGGGCGCGGCCAGCTGCGGCTCGGCCGCATGCTTGACCTCAAGCCGGTTGGCATTGGCCCCTGTCCCGGGCTTGACGATCACGCGCTCGGTCAGGTCGATCTCGATGCTCAAGTCGCACCTGTCGTTGGCGAGTACGTCGACCAGGAAGCGGATGCCCTTTTCGCGCGACTGCTGGTTGGCCAGCAGATCCGCCTGGTGCACCTTGACCCAGGCCAGGATCGGCAGCATGACGGCATCGGCCGTGCCAGCGTAGTCCTGCAGCACCAGGTTGACCGTGTAGCGGTATTCGCAGGACAGCGAGGCGGTGCCGGTGCTGACCAAGCGGCCCTGGTCGATGAAGACCGACAGCTTGTCGGGATTGGCCTGCAGGTCGGGATTAGCGCCGGTTAGGTGGGCGCGCAGGCTATTCGGCTTGAGCATGGTTTTCCTGGCGGCGTCTGAGCAGCGTCTGCAGCGCGATCAGCTGCTCGGCGGTCTCGTGAGCGGCGGTGTAGTTGCCGGCGACGGTGGCGGCGACGGTAGAGAGTGCAATGCCCGAGGGGGCCGCATCAGCGTCTCCGGGATCTCCCAGTTGCACGTTGGCGGCGGCGGCGTCGTGCACGCGCACAAAGCCAGCGTTGACAATGCAGCGATCATCGGCTTCTTTGGGGACATAGACGGGCACCTTCACAATGATGTCCCGGCCGCGCTCTTTCACGACCTGGACGCGATCCACATACTCGGTCACGACCACCGTATCGGTCTTGCGGTCCTTGGCAATGCGCTCGGCGCTGTCAGCGCGCCGCTTTTCATCGGCGGCCAGGGTGGTGGCTTCCTGCAGCTGCTGGTGCTGGACATAGAAGGCGCCAAGGATGGCGAGGACGGCCAGCGCCGCGGCGAGTACCTTGGTGAGCGGGTTCATCGGTTCCCCCTGACGTCATCCATCAGGGCCGCGTACTTCGGGCGGCGCACCAGGAGCACGTTGCGCACATACTCCCGGTTGATCTCGAAGAAGCTCTTGCCGTAGCCGGAGGCCAGCCGCCTGGCCTTCAGGCTGGTGTGCTCGATGTGGCCGAACCACACGCGCGGATCGCATCCGGCCGTGTTGGCGCACAAGCGGCGGTCGGCCAGGAAGCCACCAGTGCCGCCGTTGTACTGCGCGGCCACGCAGGCGAGCGTGTCGCGCGCGGTGGCCATCAGCGGTGCGCAGCCGCGATAGTGATGCCGATCCTTCACCACCAGGGCGATCAGCTGCATCCGTCGGTCGTAGCGCGCCTCGAAGGGCCAGTCGCGCAGATCCGGGTGGAGCGCCTTCACTTCCTGGAAGGCGTTGAAGCGCGCGGTGATGGTCAGCTGGCCCAACCCGAAGCCGTACTCGCGGCTGGTCTTCAGCTCGGCGCGTTCGGAAAAGCACTTGCCGTGCTGCAGCGTGATGCAGGTCTCCTGCTCGATCTGCGCGGCGAGAAAGCTCGGCAGCGGCATGTCCGGCCAGTAGGCGGGCAGGATCGCCAGCAGCTGCGCGAGCACGGCCGGCGCGTGGGCGGGGATCATCGGCCGCCCGCGGCGAAGCCCATGCCGCCCGACACCCACACGGCAATGGCGAGCATGCCCAGGCCGTTGTAGAGCATCAGGCCGACAATCGTCAGTGCCGCGCCCATGTTCCGCCCGTGCGTGGCTTCGTAGATCAGCTCGCGCAGACTGACCTGCGGCCAGACGACCATGCTGATGATGGTCTGGAGGCCGCCCAGCACGAACATGAAGCCACCGATCTGCAGCGCCGACACCGCGACCGGCAGGTTGATCGCGGCCCAGGCGTTGAGCGGGATCCGGACGGTGAAGAGCACCATGCCGATCAGGATGAGATACCACGCACCAGCGTCAATGGTGGCTCGTAGACGGTTCTTGATGTGTTCCACGTGTTACCTCCTGTTGTCGCCGCGCTCGATCAGGCGATCGAGCTTATGGTTGACTTCCTTGACTTCCGCTCGGGTGTCGCGCAGCTGCGCAAGGAACTCCGCGCGATGCTGATCGATGCGCTGGTCGCTCGACGTGCGGCTCTTTTCCAGCGCGTCGATGCGGACCTCGTGCGCCGTGATGTCGGCGCGATAGTTGGCATACGCCACCGCGGTGGCGACCAGCATCGACGCCATCGTGAGGACGTTGCCCAAGGTGATCTTCTTTTCGAATTCGAGACTCATGATGGTCGCGTTAATCCCATAGCTTGATGGTCGGGACGATGACAGGCGCAGCGCTCGACTCGGGCAGCTCGACCGGCAATCCGTGCGGCAGGATCGGGCCATGGGCCGCGATGCCGGGATTGAGCGCCAGCGCTGCCTCCACCACGCCGGTCGTGTGGCCGAGGTGCCGGTAGCACAGCAGATCGAGCGTGTCGCCCTGTTCGGCGCGGACCTGCATCAGATCAACTCCACCGTGGTGCGGCCGACGCCCAGCATGTCCCGGATGGCCCAGCGCCCGTCGCGCCGGTAGTCATCGGCGGTCTCGACCAGGTTGTCCGCCTTGCGTTCGCCGGCCCCGGTGGTGTCGAAGTCCCGGTACCGCTCGGCCAGCTCGGCCTTGATGAAGCTGTAGACCGCACGCAGGTAGCGAGCCACCTGGACGCTCTCTCCGTTGACCTTGGACGCGGGCACGTCGCCGAGCGATGGCCGCTCCTGCGCCAGCTGCAGCGCCTTCCACTCGGCCAGCTCGGCATTGACAGCGATCACCGCGTTGATGGCGGCGTGCAGCAAGCGCTCCGGCGTGATGGAGCCGTCGAGGCGAACTGCCTTGCGGGCCTTGTCGAGATCG
This Cupriavidus nantongensis DNA region includes the following protein-coding sequences:
- a CDS encoding phage virion morphogenesis protein, which translates into the protein MEDLQALATWLAPQLAALTPQERRGLARQVAQDMRRANQARIKAQADPDGAAFVPRKIPRAPIRGKAGRIRRAMFEKLRTARFMKAKGEDAAAVVDFAGSAGRLAHVHHFGLRDRVNRSGGPEYSYPSRRLLGFAPEDIERVTDLLLDHLAR
- a CDS encoding tail protein X, with translation MQVRAEQGDTLDLLCYRHLGHTTGVVEAALALNPGIAAHGPILPHGLPVELPESSAAPVIVPTIKLWD
- a CDS encoding head completion/stabilization protein; the encoded protein is MSFVSLAPSSTPAADTRVENDGWFPDIDLDKARKAVRLDGSITPERLLHAAINAVIAVNAELAEWKALQLAQERPSLGDVPASKVNGESVQVARYLRAVYSFIKAELAERYRDFDTTGAGERKADNLVETADDYRRDGRWAIRDMLGVGRTTVELI
- a CDS encoding phage tail protein gives rise to the protein MLKPNSLRAHLTGANPDLQANPDKLSVFIDQGRLVSTGTASLSCEYRYTVNLVLQDYAGTADAVMLPILAWVKVHQADLLANQQSREKGIRFLVDVLANDRCDLSIEIDLTERVIVKPGTGANANRLEVKHAAEPQLAAPYADEATWALYSGDNLLAEWQVPKVLG